One segment of Sylvia atricapilla isolate bSylAtr1 chromosome 8, bSylAtr1.pri, whole genome shotgun sequence DNA contains the following:
- the LBX1 gene encoding transcription factor LBX1, producing the protein MTSKEEPKPSSGEERRRSPLDHLPPPANSNKPLTPFSIEDILNKPSVRRSYTLCGTAHLLSAAEKHPPAGLPLSGRALLSQTSPLCALEELASKTFKGLEVSVLQAAEGRDGMTIFGQRQTPKKRRKSRTAFTNHQIYELEKRFLYQKYLSPADRDQIAQQLGLTNAQVITWFQNRRAKLKRDLEEMKADVESAKKLGPNPAVDIVALAELEPSAEGRGKARPGSPPPPPAAAREPGAPPPPRPASPPTERPRSRRDSEEEEEEEEEDVEIDVDD; encoded by the exons ATGACTTCCAAAGAAGAACCCAAGCCCTCCTCGGGGGAAGAACGGCGGAGGAGCCCCTTGGATCACCTCCCACCGCCGGCCAACTCCAACAAGCCCCTCACACCCTTCAGCATCGAGGACATCCTCAACAAGCCCTCGGTGCGGAGGAGTTACACCCTCTGCGGAACGGCCCACCTCCTCTCCGCCGCCGAGAAGCACCCCCCGGCCGGGCTGCCCCTCTCCGGCCGGGCGCTGCTCTCCCAGACCTCGCCCCTCTGCGCCCTGGAAGAGCTGGCCAGCAAGACCTTCAAGGGGCTGGAAGTCAGCGTGCTGCAAGCGGCCGAAG GCCGGGACGGGATGACCATCTTCGGGCAGCGGCAAACGCCGAAGAAGCGTCGGAAGTCGCGGACGGCCTTCACCAACCACCAGATCTACGAGCTGGAGAAGCGATTCCTCTACCAAAAATACCTGTCGCCGGCGGACCGGGACCAGATCgcccagcagctggggctcacCAACGCCCAGGTCATCACCTGGTTCCAGAACCGCCGCGCCAAGCTCAAGAGAGACCTGGAGGAGATGAAGGCCGACGTGGAATCGGCCAAAAAGCTGGGCCCCAACCCCGCCGTGGACATCGTGGCCTTGGCCGAGCTGGAGCCCAGCGCCGAGGGAAGGGGCAAGGCGCGGCCCGggtccccgccgccgccccccgccgccgcccgggagCCCggcgctccgccgccgccccgccccgcctcGCCCCCCACGGAGCGGCCCCGCAGCCGCCGGGacagcgaggaggaggaggaggaggaggaggaggacgtGGAGATCGACGTGGATGACTGA